Proteins encoded within one genomic window of Pseudomonas cannabina:
- the ftsA gene encoding cell division protein FtsA: MANVQSGKMIVGLDIGTSKVVALVGEVAADGSLEIVGIGTHPSRGLKKGVVVNIESTVQSIQRAIEEAQLMAGCRIHSAFVGVAGSHIRSLNSHGIVAIRDREVSAADLERVLDAAQAVAIPADQRVLHTLPQDYVIDNQEGVREPLGMSGVRLEAKVHVVTCAVNAAQNIEKCVRRCGLEVDDIILEQLASAYSVLTDDEKELGVCLVDIGGGTTDIAIFTEGAIRHTAVIPIAGDQVTNDIAMALRTPTQYAEEIKIRYACALAKLAGAGETIKVPSVGDRPPRELSRQALAEVVEPRYDELFTLIQAELRRSGYEDLIPAGIVLTGGTAKMEGAVELAEEIFHMPVRLGVPHSVKGLADVVRNPIYSTGVGLLLYGLQKQSDGISLSGIVGNSSYSDETKAPVLERIKRWVQGNF; the protein is encoded by the coding sequence CCACCCCTCCCGCGGCCTGAAAAAGGGCGTGGTGGTGAATATCGAGTCGACCGTGCAGTCGATCCAGCGCGCGATCGAAGAAGCGCAACTGATGGCTGGCTGCCGGATTCACTCGGCGTTCGTCGGCGTTGCGGGCAGCCATATTCGCAGCCTCAACTCGCACGGCATCGTGGCGATTCGTGATCGTGAAGTCAGCGCTGCCGATCTGGAGCGCGTGCTCGATGCTGCTCAGGCGGTGGCCATTCCTGCCGACCAGCGCGTGCTGCACACCCTGCCGCAGGATTACGTCATCGACAACCAGGAAGGCGTGCGTGAGCCACTGGGTATGTCCGGCGTGCGTCTGGAAGCCAAGGTGCACGTGGTGACCTGCGCAGTGAACGCCGCGCAGAACATCGAAAAATGCGTGCGTCGCTGCGGTCTGGAAGTCGACGACATCATTCTCGAGCAACTGGCTTCGGCCTATTCGGTACTGACCGATGACGAGAAAGAGCTGGGTGTCTGCCTGGTGGATATCGGCGGCGGCACCACCGACATCGCGATCTTTACGGAAGGCGCCATTCGTCACACTGCGGTGATCCCGATTGCCGGCGATCAGGTGACCAACGACATCGCCATGGCGCTGCGTACACCCACCCAGTACGCCGAAGAAATCAAGATTCGTTACGCCTGCGCCCTGGCCAAACTGGCCGGTGCCGGCGAAACCATCAAAGTACCGAGCGTGGGCGACCGTCCACCTCGCGAGCTGTCGCGTCAGGCGCTGGCTGAAGTGGTCGAGCCCCGTTACGACGAGCTGTTCACCCTGATCCAGGCCGAACTGCGTCGTAGCGGCTACGAAGACCTCATCCCGGCCGGCATCGTGCTGACCGGTGGTACGGCGAAAATGGAAGGCGCGGTCGAGCTGGCCGAGGAAATCTTCCACATGCCGGTGCGCCTGGGCGTGCCGCACAGCGTCAAGGGGCTCGCCGATGTCGTGCGTAACCCGATCTATTCAACGGGCGTAGGCCTGTTGCTGTACGGGCTGCAAAAACAGTCGGACGGTATTTCGCTGTCCGGGATTGTCGGCAACAGCAGCTACAGCGACGAAACCAAGGCCCCGGTGCTTGAGCGGATCAAGCGTTGGGTGCAGGGCAATTTCTAA